Proteins from a single region of Vairimorpha necatrix chromosome 6, complete sequence:
- a CDS encoding forkhead box protein, translating to MFFKDEGESTDTNFLDIYSTPTRLPKPTQIRSQRKPSISYAELISEALERSELGMLTLKEIYYYISHHYPYFNMNKTGWQNSIRHNLSLNKAFYKVPRGMGNPGKGSYWKINYEFATHKQGYRAKRLSSRTCSKMNSDGFMSQQGFLENIGVTEMISKSNITSVFDGNLASLYENVETNETHLESRNANNIFSFKK from the coding sequence ATGTTTTTCAAGGACGAGGGGGAAAGTACTGACACAAACTTCCTAGACATCTATTCCACACCCACGAGATTACCCAAACCTACACAAATAAGATCTCAAAGAAAACCCAGCATCAGCTACGCCGAACTTATCAGCGAAGCATTAGAAAGATCTGAGCTTGGAATGTTAACTCtcaaagaaatttattattacatATCACATCATTATCCATATTTCAATATGAATAAAACAGGATGGCAAAATAGTATTAGACACAATTTAAGTCTAAATAAAgcattttataaagttcCAAGAGGAATGGGGAATCCTGGTAAAGGATCTTATTGgaaaattaattatgaaTTTGCTACACATAAACAAGGATATAGAGCTAAGAGATTGTCTAGTAGAACATGTAGTAAAATGAATTCTGATGGATTTATGTCACAACAAGGATTTCTAGAGAATATTGGTGTTACAGAGATGATTAGTAAATCTAATATAACATCAGTATTTGATGGGAATTTGGCATCATTATATGAGAATGTAGAGACAAATGAAACACATTTAGAATCTAGGAATGCGAATAATATATTCTcatttaagaaataa